In Sulfurimonas hongkongensis, a single genomic region encodes these proteins:
- the thrC gene encoding threonine synthase has protein sequence MNFKETRGCDGSRASSVTFSQAILSPIASYGGLYVPESLPELGLEFLNKHLNSSYKTLASDLLSKFEIDIERSVIDEALSLYDKFDDATNPVPVVKLKENLYVSELYHGPTRAFKDMALQPFGSILSSVAQKRGENYLILAATSGDTGPAALETFKNKKNIKVACMYPANGTSDVQRLQMVTEDAPNLKVIGIKGNFDDAQSALKNLLASKSFDEALKAKDISLSAANSVNFGRIIFQIIYHIHNYLELVRQDVVKVGDKVYLNVPSGNFGNVLGAYYARLMGLPVEKLIISSNQNNILTRLIKTGIYDMRNQELILTTSPAMDILKSSNVERVLYDLFGANRTRELMSDLDEKKIYTLTSDELSKLQEIFVADFCSDEEGKEYIKKSFDEGYLMDPHTATCFKAHETCAVKDIPSIIYSTAEWTKFSPVIANALTGESDAKDIVALKSISKTANVKIPEMINELFTKEIIHDTIIEKEDIEKEILKFL, from the coding sequence ATGAACTTTAAAGAAACTCGTGGGTGTGATGGAAGCAGAGCATCAAGTGTAACATTTTCCCAAGCAATACTAAGTCCTATCGCCTCTTATGGCGGTTTATATGTCCCAGAGAGCCTTCCAGAGCTAGGTTTAGAATTTTTAAACAAACATTTAAACTCTTCATATAAAACTCTTGCGTCTGACTTACTAAGTAAGTTTGAGATAGATATAGAACGCAGTGTTATAGATGAGGCACTGAGTCTTTATGATAAGTTTGATGATGCAACTAATCCTGTTCCAGTTGTAAAGCTAAAAGAAAATCTATATGTAAGTGAACTCTATCACGGTCCAACTCGTGCGTTTAAAGATATGGCACTTCAACCATTTGGTAGTATCCTCTCAAGCGTTGCACAAAAAAGAGGTGAAAATTATCTTATCTTAGCTGCTACAAGTGGAGATACTGGACCAGCTGCCCTAGAGACTTTTAAAAACAAAAAAAACATAAAAGTCGCTTGTATGTATCCTGCAAATGGAACTTCTGATGTTCAAAGATTGCAGATGGTAACAGAAGATGCGCCTAACCTTAAAGTAATAGGCATAAAAGGAAATTTTGATGATGCACAAAGTGCTTTGAAAAATCTTTTAGCATCTAAGAGTTTTGATGAGGCACTAAAGGCTAAAGATATATCACTCTCAGCTGCAAACTCTGTAAACTTTGGGCGAATCATATTTCAAATCATCTATCACATCCATAACTACTTAGAGCTTGTAAGACAAGATGTTGTAAAAGTTGGAGATAAGGTTTATCTAAATGTTCCAAGTGGAAACTTTGGAAATGTTTTAGGAGCTTACTATGCAAGGCTTATGGGCTTGCCAGTTGAAAAACTAATCATCTCATCAAACCAAAACAATATCTTAACGCGTCTTATTAAAACAGGTATCTATGATATGCGCAACCAAGAGCTGATCCTCACAACTTCGCCTGCTATGGATATACTAAAGTCTTCAAATGTTGAGAGAGTTTTGTATGACCTCTTTGGAGCAAATAGAACAAGAGAGCTAATGAGTGACTTAGATGAGAAGAAAATCTATACACTAACATCAGATGAACTCTCTAAACTTCAAGAGATTTTTGTAGCTGATTTTTGTAGTGATGAAGAGGGAAAAGAGTATATCAAAAAGAGTTTTGATGAGGGTTACTTGATGGACCCACACACTGCAACTTGTTTTAAAGCACATGAGACTTGTGCTGTAAAAGATATTCCAAGCATCATCTACTCAACTGCTGAGTGGACAAAATTTTCTCCAGTTATAGCAAATGCACTAACAGGTGAGAGCGATGCAAAAGATATAGTAGCTCTAAAGTCCATCTCAAAAACGGCAAATGTAAAGATTCCAGAAATGATAAATGAGCTTTTTACAAAAGAGATAATACACGATACTATAATAGAAAAAGAAGATATAGAAAAAGAGATATTGAAGTTTTTATAA
- a CDS encoding murein hydrolase activator EnvC family protein produces MIHLFLVIILATSVVFAKTSVDADIKKTSSKLSTYTKSSSTLTEKMAQTAKAILKQKKEIETQERHIKNLKEELSKKETTYESSTKQLEELRSSQKSLKATQEKLEEELVFTIAQSVSLSVILEEEMDASEKSLMEFEVLKVMLEESKQKVKKLNAKFYKNSKNIDTLNKHASSLEVEIANIDAKRKDLIATNKKNIKDLKKLEIAKNSYKKELKKVLKKQDQLKNTLAKLNIIKIDEIRKAKEAEQRRKAFSSKTPDENLPKVKKHGSSYQRVKTKKYVGSKTIAPFSPYTITKKYGTYTDPIYGIKVFNESISLKPKQNNAKVKTVFNGRIIYADKTAVLKNIVIIEHDNQLHTIYANLSQISPNIKKGKKIKKGYTIGRVDDELIFEVTQKSYHIDPESLF; encoded by the coding sequence GCAACAAGCGTAGTTTTTGCAAAAACCAGTGTAGATGCTGATATAAAAAAAACCAGTTCAAAACTTAGTACATATACAAAAAGCTCCTCAACTCTAACTGAGAAGATGGCACAGACTGCAAAGGCAATACTAAAGCAAAAAAAAGAGATAGAAACACAAGAGAGACATATAAAAAACCTAAAAGAAGAGCTCTCAAAAAAAGAGACGACTTATGAGTCAAGTACAAAGCAGTTAGAAGAACTAAGAAGCAGTCAAAAAAGCCTAAAAGCTACTCAAGAAAAGTTAGAAGAAGAGCTTGTCTTTACTATAGCTCAAAGTGTTTCACTCTCTGTCATTTTAGAAGAGGAGATGGATGCAAGTGAGAAATCACTTATGGAGTTTGAAGTTTTAAAAGTGATGTTAGAGGAGTCAAAGCAAAAGGTAAAAAAATTAAATGCCAAATTTTATAAAAACTCAAAAAATATAGATACTTTAAATAAGCATGCAAGCTCTCTTGAAGTTGAGATAGCAAATATTGATGCAAAAAGAAAAGATTTAATAGCGACCAACAAAAAAAATATAAAAGACTTGAAAAAGCTTGAGATTGCTAAAAACTCTTATAAAAAAGAGTTGAAAAAAGTTCTTAAAAAGCAAGATCAACTAAAAAATACGCTTGCAAAACTAAACATCATAAAGATTGATGAGATAAGAAAGGCCAAAGAAGCAGAACAAAGAAGAAAGGCTTTTAGCTCTAAAACTCCAGATGAGAATCTTCCAAAGGTTAAAAAACATGGAAGTAGCTACCAAAGAGTAAAAACAAAAAAATATGTAGGGTCTAAAACTATAGCTCCATTTAGCCCATACACAATTACTAAAAAATATGGAACATATACAGATCCAATCTACGGTATAAAGGTTTTTAATGAGTCTATTTCGCTTAAACCAAAACAAAACAATGCAAAGGTGAAAACTGTTTTTAATGGTAGGATTATTTATGCTGATAAAACAGCGGTACTAAAAAATATTGTTATTATTGAACATGACAATCAACTTCACACTATCTATGCAAATCTTTCTCAAATTTCGCCAAATATAAAAAAGGGCAAGAAGATAAAAAAAGGCTACACAATAGGACGAGTTGATGATGAGCTCATTTTTGAAGTAACTCAGAAGTCTTACCATATAGACCCAGAAAGTCTTTTTTAG